The following are encoded in a window of Chryseobacterium sp. genomic DNA:
- a CDS encoding GH3 auxin-responsive promoter family protein, whose product MATKALFNSVVNWFIKQRIDQIENFIKNPIETQNGVLFSQLFHAENTEYGQIHGFSSISSYNDFKDRVPVVAYEDFEPYIERARKGEKDVFWPGQIKQFAKSSGTTNAKSKFIPISDESLDQCHFKAGKDLLSIYANNHPDNTLFLNKNLRLGGSAELYQDFNTKFGDLSAIMIENLPFWVEITTTPSKKTSLMSEWESKLKAIVTEVRNEDVGSLTGVPSWMLVLLQRILADTGLRSISELWPNLEVFFHGGISFKPYREQYRSIIGKDINYYEIYNASEGFFGIQDQSGSDEMLLMLDYGIFYEFIPMDRFNPDDLQAIPLEQVEIGKNYAIVITTNGGLWRYLIGDTVKFTSLSPFRIKISGRTKHYINAFGEELMIDNVEAALEKACEATQASVSDYTGAPVFMKDGQSGAHEWIFEFCNAPRDMDLFREVFDNHLKSINSDYEAKRYNNMTLSKPIIHVARPKLFYSWMSERGKLGGQNKVPRLSNDREYIEPLLRLNAAD is encoded by the coding sequence ATGGCAACCAAAGCACTGTTCAATTCTGTCGTAAACTGGTTTATCAAACAAAGGATAGATCAGATTGAAAACTTTATCAAAAATCCCATCGAGACGCAGAATGGTGTCCTTTTTTCGCAGCTTTTCCATGCCGAAAACACGGAATACGGCCAGATCCACGGTTTCAGTTCCATCAGTTCGTATAATGATTTTAAGGATCGTGTGCCGGTGGTGGCTTATGAGGACTTTGAACCTTATATTGAACGCGCAAGAAAAGGTGAAAAAGATGTTTTCTGGCCGGGGCAGATTAAGCAGTTTGCAAAATCCTCGGGTACCACCAATGCCAAAAGCAAATTCATACCTATTTCCGACGAAAGTCTTGATCAATGTCATTTCAAGGCAGGTAAAGACCTGCTTTCCATCTATGCGAACAACCATCCCGATAATACGCTTTTCCTTAACAAAAACCTGAGGCTGGGTGGCAGTGCCGAGCTCTACCAGGATTTTAACACGAAGTTTGGTGACCTTTCGGCTATTATGATCGAGAATCTTCCGTTTTGGGTTGAAATTACGACTACACCCAGCAAGAAGACCTCACTCATGTCCGAATGGGAAAGTAAACTGAAGGCAATTGTAACGGAGGTGAGAAATGAAGACGTGGGAAGTCTTACCGGTGTGCCCAGCTGGATGCTGGTATTGCTGCAGCGTATATTGGCAGATACCGGACTGCGCAGTATAAGCGAACTGTGGCCCAATCTGGAAGTGTTTTTCCATGGAGGCATCAGCTTTAAACCCTATCGAGAGCAGTACCGCAGTATAATTGGCAAAGACATTAATTATTACGAAATTTATAATGCCTCAGAGGGTTTTTTCGGCATCCAGGACCAGTCCGGCAGTGATGAGATGCTGCTGATGCTTGATTACGGAATCTTCTATGAATTCATACCCATGGATAGATTTAACCCCGATGACCTGCAGGCAATTCCTTTGGAACAGGTGGAAATAGGTAAGAATTACGCAATCGTAATCACTACCAACGGAGGGCTATGGCGTTACCTCATTGGGGATACAGTGAAATTTACCTCCCTGAGTCCGTTCAGGATTAAAATTTCCGGCCGTACCAAGCATTATATCAATGCTTTTGGCGAAGAACTCATGATTGATAATGTAGAGGCTGCACTTGAAAAGGCCTGCGAAGCTACGCAAGCATCAGTGTCTGATTACACCGGGGCACCGGTTTTCATGAAAGACGGCCAAAGTGGGGCTCATGAGTGGATCTTTGAATTCTGCAACGCTCCGAGGGATATGGACCTCTTTAGAGAAGTTTTTGATAATCATCTGAAATCAATCAACTCTGATTATGAAGCCAAGCGATATAATAATATGACCCTTAGCAAACCAATTATCCACGTTGCCAGACCGAAACTTTTCTACAGCTGGATGTCCGAAAGGGGTAAATTGGGCGGACAGAACAAAGTACCCCGGTTAAGCAATGACCGGGAGTATATTGAACCGCTTCTCAGGCTGAACGCAGCAGATTAG
- a CDS encoding BrxA/BrxB family bacilliredoxin, translating into MYPEELVMPMKAELTDKGFQDVTSAEAVNEALAKPGTTLLMINSVCGCAAGAARPGAVFSLTGDKKPDHLVTVFAGFDGEAVAEARKHLAPFPPSSPCIALFKDGELVHMLERHHIEGNPAGAIAANLQSAYDEYC; encoded by the coding sequence ATGTATCCAGAAGAATTGGTTATGCCAATGAAGGCAGAACTTACTGATAAAGGTTTCCAGGACGTAACTTCTGCTGAAGCTGTAAATGAGGCTTTGGCAAAACCCGGAACCACTTTGCTTATGATTAACTCCGTATGCGGCTGTGCGGCAGGTGCTGCCAGGCCGGGTGCTGTTTTCTCACTAACCGGTGACAAAAAGCCTGATCACTTGGTTACTGTTTTTGCAGGTTTTGATGGTGAAGCTGTCGCCGAAGCCAGAAAACACCTGGCGCCGTTCCCTCCCAGCTCACCGTGCATCGCGCTTTTCAAGGATGGTGAATTGGTACACATGCTGGAGCGTCACCACATTGAAGGTAACCCTGCAGGTGCAATTGCAGCAAATCTTCAGTCGGCTTACGACGAGTACTGCTAA
- the pepT gene encoding peptidase T, whose product MQTIEFNLEWKLKLQNRFINYVKIYSTSDPESESTPSTPQQWDIAKYIFEELQSLGLENVELDENGYIYAYIPSNIENDDEPVVGFIAHYDTSPDFNGEGVKPQIWDDYDGGDLLLNKETGFTLSSSKFERLKQYVGKTLITTDGTTLLGADDKAGVAEIVTAAEYLLAHPEIKHGRIAIGFTPDEEIGRGAHKFDVKKFGAEWAYTMDGSEAGELEYENFNAAGAVVKIHGLSVHPGYAFGKMVNASLLAAEFIQMLPANETPSTTKGFDGFYHLTDLKSDVSEAKIQYIIRDHDEEKFEARKNLMTEKVAEFNAKYGEGTAEIEIKEQYRNMKQQFEGKMHIIDIAAQAMKDANVEPKIKAIRGGTDGAQLSYMGLPCPNIFAGGMNFHGPYEYVALETMEKAVKVIVNIAKAVKKTN is encoded by the coding sequence ATGCAGACCATAGAATTCAACCTGGAGTGGAAACTGAAACTCCAGAACCGTTTCATCAATTACGTTAAAATATATTCCACCAGCGACCCTGAAAGTGAGTCCACACCCTCCACACCGCAGCAGTGGGATATCGCGAAATATATTTTTGAAGAGCTGCAGTCTCTTGGACTGGAAAATGTAGAACTTGATGAGAATGGTTATATCTACGCCTACATCCCTTCAAATATCGAAAATGATGATGAGCCTGTAGTTGGTTTTATCGCGCATTATGACACCTCACCGGATTTTAATGGCGAAGGAGTAAAGCCCCAGATCTGGGACGATTATGACGGTGGTGACCTTCTTCTGAATAAAGAGACCGGCTTTACCCTTTCTTCATCAAAGTTCGAAAGGCTGAAGCAATATGTAGGTAAAACGCTCATCACTACCGACGGAACAACCTTGCTTGGAGCAGATGATAAAGCCGGAGTTGCTGAAATTGTGACAGCGGCAGAGTATCTGCTGGCGCATCCGGAAATCAAACACGGCAGGATCGCCATTGGATTTACACCCGATGAGGAAATTGGCCGTGGCGCACACAAGTTTGATGTGAAGAAGTTCGGTGCCGAATGGGCTTATACAATGGACGGAAGCGAAGCGGGAGAACTGGAATATGAGAACTTCAACGCTGCGGGAGCTGTAGTTAAAATTCACGGACTGAGTGTGCACCCGGGCTATGCTTTCGGGAAAATGGTCAATGCTTCATTGCTTGCGGCTGAATTTATTCAAATGTTACCGGCCAACGAAACGCCGTCCACCACAAAAGGATTTGATGGTTTTTATCATTTAACAGACCTGAAATCGGATGTTTCTGAGGCGAAAATCCAGTATATAATCCGTGATCATGACGAAGAGAAATTTGAGGCCAGAAAGAACCTGATGACAGAGAAGGTGGCCGAGTTTAATGCGAAGTATGGCGAAGGAACTGCTGAAATAGAGATTAAAGAGCAGTACCGCAATATGAAGCAGCAGTTTGAGGGCAAAATGCACATCATCGATATTGCTGCACAGGCCATGAAAGATGCCAATGTAGAGCCAAAGATCAAGGCGATTCGCGGCGGAACCGATGGTGCCCAACTTTCATATATGGGATTGCCGTGTCCTAATATCTTTGCGGGCGGCATGAACTTCCACGGGCCTTATGAATACGTCGCGCTGGAAACGATGGAAAAAGCGGTGAAAGTAATTGTGAATATTGCTAAGGCCGTTAAAAAGACAAATTAG
- a CDS encoding hydroxymethylglutaryl-CoA lyase gives MFLTECPRDAMQGWKDFIPTAQKIDYINTLMSVGFDVLDCGSFVSPKSIPQMADTSEVLANIDKSNSNTKLSVIVANVRGAEKALTHTNVDILGFPFSISETFQQRNTNKDREEAFLQITEILNLAKNENKELNVYFSMAFGNPYGDHWSWEEVDQWAKRFSEIGVRNILLSDTTGTGTLEDIELLFSKIPSGYADVDFGAHFHNRYEDSYKKLKAAYDNGCRRFDSAIKGIGGCPMANDDLVGNMPTEQIINFMALEKISHSLNLLHFESAYNKAKDVFHF, from the coding sequence ATGTTTCTCACCGAATGTCCACGTGATGCAATGCAGGGTTGGAAGGATTTTATACCGACGGCTCAAAAAATCGACTATATAAACACTCTGATGTCAGTTGGTTTTGATGTATTGGATTGCGGCAGTTTTGTTTCGCCTAAATCCATACCTCAGATGGCCGACACCAGTGAAGTTCTGGCGAATATTGACAAAAGCAACTCGAATACAAAACTTTCGGTGATTGTAGCTAATGTGCGCGGAGCAGAAAAGGCACTTACACATACAAATGTAGACATCCTCGGTTTTCCGTTTTCTATTTCTGAAACATTCCAGCAGCGCAACACAAACAAGGACAGAGAGGAGGCTTTCCTGCAGATTACAGAAATCCTGAATCTTGCCAAAAATGAAAATAAGGAACTGAATGTCTATTTCTCAATGGCTTTCGGAAATCCGTACGGCGACCACTGGAGTTGGGAGGAGGTAGATCAATGGGCGAAGCGCTTTTCCGAAATCGGTGTCCGCAACATCCTTTTATCCGATACTACAGGGACAGGAACACTTGAGGACATCGAACTTCTGTTCAGCAAAATCCCGTCAGGGTATGCTGATGTTGATTTTGGTGCACACTTTCATAACCGGTACGAAGACTCCTATAAAAAACTGAAGGCTGCTTATGATAACGGTTGCCGCCGTTTCGATTCAGCGATCAAAGGGATTGGTGGCTGCCCGATGGCAAACGACGATCTGGTAGGGAACATGCCCACCGAGCAGATCATTAACTTTATGGCGCTGGAAAAAATAAGTCACTCACTTAATCTTCTTCACTTTGAAAGTGCATACAACAAAGCGAAGGATGTATTTCATTTCTAA
- a CDS encoding energy transducer TonB — MCKNILTLIVFFLFSLTMGQTSAVFELRKLNKRYDSILIAYQQRAKDSLSGHSKKDRLKIMALYEQKVNKQRRQQNLAYLDKIKLEEDTSSGTPAKRDIKCKSMGNFGPPNFKRNSKYKATESPQVSAVPHFLGEVKSVVTFIVDEEGTVKNVRANGENEDFNREIELMFYTMEKKWTPVCVGGFAQANRFILPITQTAE, encoded by the coding sequence ATGTGTAAAAATATATTAACTCTTATTGTCTTTTTCTTATTTTCTCTAACGATGGGTCAAACCTCTGCCGTTTTTGAATTACGTAAGTTGAATAAAAGATACGATTCAATCCTGATCGCTTATCAGCAAAGAGCGAAAGATTCTCTTTCGGGTCATTCCAAGAAGGACAGGCTTAAAATAATGGCGCTATATGAGCAGAAGGTAAATAAGCAGAGACGCCAACAAAATCTGGCCTATCTCGATAAAATAAAATTAGAAGAAGATACTTCTTCCGGGACACCAGCTAAAAGAGACATAAAGTGTAAAAGTATGGGTAATTTCGGACCTCCCAACTTTAAACGCAACAGCAAGTATAAAGCAACGGAATCTCCGCAGGTAAGCGCCGTACCTCATTTTCTTGGAGAAGTCAAATCCGTTGTGACATTTATTGTTGACGAAGAAGGCACTGTTAAAAATGTGAGGGCAAACGGTGAAAATGAAGATTTTAACCGTGAAATTGAATTGATGTTTTACACGATGGAAAAGAAATGGACCCCCGTCTGTGTTGGTGGATTTGCGCAGGCCAATCGCTTCATATTACCTATAACACAAACAGCAGAATAG
- a CDS encoding OsmC family protein: protein MTSKIKYIGGFRCESEHLQSSSLIVTDAPTDNQGKGEAFSPTDLCAASLAQCMLTTIAILGKNKGINMEGAYAEIQKIMTAAPRKIGEIECDLYFASGHTDDQKQFIENTAMNCPVALSLHPDLKKTVRFHFG, encoded by the coding sequence ATGACATCAAAAATAAAATACATAGGTGGCTTCCGCTGCGAATCAGAACATTTACAGTCCAGCTCACTCATTGTGACTGATGCTCCTACTGATAATCAGGGCAAGGGTGAGGCATTTTCACCCACGGACCTTTGCGCAGCTTCTCTGGCGCAGTGCATGCTGACCACGATTGCCATTCTCGGCAAAAACAAAGGAATTAATATGGAGGGCGCCTATGCGGAAATACAAAAGATAATGACCGCAGCCCCACGTAAAATTGGCGAGATCGAATGTGACCTCTATTTTGCCAGCGGACATACCGATGACCAAAAGCAGTTTATTGAGAATACTGCCATGAACTGTCCGGTAGCGCTTTCGCTGCACCCGGACTTAAAGAAGACTGTTCGCTTCCACTTCGGGTAG
- a CDS encoding SUF system Fe-S cluster assembly protein codes for MNLTDDQIADIGENIIKNLKTVYDPEIPVDIYELGLIYDVQISEEGDVKVIMTLTTPNCPVAESLPAEVREKVSEVEGVKSVDLELTFEPSWNKDMMSEEARFELGMF; via the coding sequence ATGAATTTAACAGACGATCAGATTGCCGATATTGGCGAAAATATCATAAAAAACCTCAAGACCGTATACGATCCTGAAATCCCGGTAGACATCTACGAACTCGGCCTTATCTACGATGTTCAGATTTCAGAAGAAGGTGATGTAAAGGTGATTATGACCCTTACAACTCCAAACTGTCCTGTGGCGGAAAGCCTTCCGGCCGAAGTACGTGAAAAGGTTTCCGAAGTTGAGGGTGTGAAGAGCGTTGATCTTGAACTTACCTTCGAGCCTTCCTGGAACAAGGATATGATGAGCGAGGAAGCCCGTTTTGAACTGGGAATGTTTTAA
- a CDS encoding 3'-5' exonuclease, whose product MIQHIPIEKVLFLDIETVPNASAWEDLPESEKRLWDKKTFHQRKNEITAEDFYMERAGVMAEFGKIICISVGMVEKNGKLLIRSFADDNEKSILEEFGDIFNRPKLRDVILCAHNGKEFDFPWIARRFLINGMEPPKPFQMFGKKPWEIPHLDTMELWKFGDYKSYVSLELLASVFGIPTPKDDIDGSMVSSIYHIEKDLFRIVQYCEKDVLTLANVFRRMRQEDLLIRSET is encoded by the coding sequence ATGATACAGCATATCCCGATTGAAAAAGTCCTTTTTCTGGACATTGAAACTGTGCCCAATGCTTCGGCCTGGGAAGATTTGCCGGAAAGTGAGAAGAGACTTTGGGACAAAAAGACATTTCACCAACGCAAAAATGAGATTACAGCGGAAGATTTCTACATGGAAAGGGCCGGCGTAATGGCTGAATTCGGAAAGATTATCTGCATCTCGGTAGGAATGGTGGAAAAGAATGGAAAGCTCTTGATCAGGAGTTTTGCAGATGATAATGAAAAAAGTATACTGGAAGAATTCGGGGATATCTTTAACAGGCCCAAACTTCGCGATGTTATATTGTGCGCTCACAATGGTAAGGAATTCGATTTTCCGTGGATTGCGCGGCGTTTCCTTATCAATGGCATGGAGCCACCGAAACCCTTTCAGATGTTTGGCAAAAAACCCTGGGAAATTCCGCACCTGGACACCATGGAGCTTTGGAAATTTGGGGACTACAAGTCCTACGTTTCACTGGAACTGCTGGCCAGCGTCTTTGGAATCCCGACACCAAAAGATGATATTGACGGCTCAATGGTTTCATCGATTTATCACATCGAGAAAGACTTATTTAGAATAGTTCAATATTGTGAGAAAGATGTCTTAACTTTGGCAAATGTTTTCCGGCGAATGCGTCAGGAAGATTTGTTAATCAGAAGTGAGACTTAA
- a CDS encoding YifB family Mg chelatase-like AAA ATPase yields the protein MLVKIYGSAIYGVTAQTITIEVSVDTPGVGYNLVGLPDNAIKESSYRISAALKNVGYKVPGKKITINMAPADLRKEGSAYDLSIALGILAASDQINSDTIADYIIMGELSLDGGLQPIKGVLPIAIKAREEGFKGFILPRQNTREAAIVSNLEVYGVENISEVIDFFNKGIPLVRTEIDTRKEFQDKINYFPFDFSEVKGQETAKRAMEVAAAGGHNIILIGPPGSGKTMLAKRVPSILPPFTLKEALETTKIHSVAGKIGSETSLMTVRPFRSPHHTISDVALVGGGSYPQPGEISLAHNGVLFLDEMPEFKRTVLEVMRQPLEDRVVTISRAKFTVNYPASFMLVASMNPSPSGYFPDDPNNTSTSFEMQRYMNRLSGPLLDRIDIHVEVQKVEFEQLADRRKGEDSLTIRERVMKAREEQNKRYKDLEISYNAQMGPKEIERFCELDMDSQNLIRNAMDKLSLSARAYDRILKVARTIADLEGLTNIQSSHIAEAIQYRSLDREFWNI from the coding sequence ATGCTTGTAAAAATCTATGGGAGTGCCATTTACGGAGTAACTGCACAGACGATTACGATAGAGGTGAGCGTAGATACGCCCGGCGTGGGCTACAATTTGGTGGGTCTGCCGGACAATGCAATTAAGGAGAGCAGTTACAGGATTTCGGCAGCGCTTAAAAATGTAGGTTACAAAGTTCCGGGGAAGAAAATCACAATCAATATGGCTCCCGCAGATCTGAGGAAAGAAGGCTCGGCATATGATCTCAGCATCGCGCTTGGAATCCTGGCAGCTTCGGATCAGATAAATTCAGATACTATTGCCGATTATATCATAATGGGCGAACTTTCACTTGACGGCGGTCTGCAGCCTATTAAAGGAGTTTTGCCTATCGCTATAAAAGCCAGAGAGGAAGGCTTTAAAGGATTTATCCTGCCCAGGCAGAATACCCGTGAGGCTGCCATTGTGAGCAATCTTGAAGTTTACGGCGTAGAGAATATCAGCGAGGTCATTGACTTCTTCAACAAAGGCATACCTCTGGTAAGGACGGAAATAGATACGCGAAAGGAATTTCAGGACAAGATCAACTATTTCCCGTTTGATTTTTCGGAAGTGAAGGGACAGGAAACCGCCAAACGTGCCATGGAGGTAGCAGCGGCCGGTGGTCACAATATAATCCTGATCGGTCCGCCGGGCAGCGGCAAAACCATGCTGGCCAAGAGAGTCCCCAGCATCCTGCCCCCTTTCACACTGAAAGAAGCCCTGGAGACGACCAAAATCCATTCGGTAGCCGGAAAAATAGGCTCTGAAACTTCACTCATGACGGTAAGGCCCTTCCGAAGTCCCCATCATACAATATCTGATGTGGCCCTCGTAGGCGGGGGCAGTTACCCCCAGCCCGGCGAAATCTCCCTGGCCCATAACGGGGTCCTGTTTCTGGACGAGATGCCGGAATTTAAACGAACGGTACTGGAGGTCATGCGTCAGCCGCTGGAAGACAGGGTTGTTACCATTTCCCGTGCAAAATTTACCGTAAACTATCCCGCCAGCTTCATGCTTGTAGCCAGCATGAACCCAAGCCCCAGCGGCTACTTCCCGGACGATCCGAACAACACCTCCACCTCTTTCGAGATGCAGCGCTATATGAACCGGCTGTCTGGTCCGCTGCTGGACAGAATTGATATCCATGTAGAGGTACAGAAAGTTGAATTTGAGCAGTTGGCCGACCGACGCAAAGGTGAGGACAGCCTAACCATACGGGAACGCGTAATGAAAGCACGTGAAGAGCAGAATAAGCGATATAAGGATCTTGAAATAAGTTACAATGCCCAGATGGGCCCAAAGGAAATTGAGCGCTTCTGCGAGCTAGATATGGACTCTCAAAATCTGATCAGGAATGCAATGGATAAACTGAGTCTTTCTGCCAGAGCCTATGACCGTATACTTAAGGTGGCACGTACAATCGCTGACCTGGAAGGGTTAACAAATATACAGAGCAGCCACATAGCCGAAGCAATACAGTACCGAAGCCTGGACAGGGAATTCTGGAATATATAA
- a CDS encoding GNAT family N-acetyltransferase produces MDYQTYETERLRLRLTNAGDAELTHRLYNTQEFLQFVGDRSLNTAEDALEYLKNRAFPQIEKLGYGNYTVILKENGEKIGSCGLYHREGVAVVDIGFAFLPQYYGRSYGYEAAKVILDAGFRDFGLQEISALTVQENLASRKLIEKLGLTFRKKVFIPNDPEELFTT; encoded by the coding sequence ATGGACTACCAAACCTATGAAACGGAGCGGCTGCGGCTGCGGCTTACAAATGCGGGTGATGCGGAGTTAACGCACAGGCTCTATAATACCCAGGAATTCCTTCAGTTCGTTGGTGACCGCAGCCTGAATACGGCCGAAGATGCTTTGGAATATCTGAAAAACAGAGCCTTTCCTCAAATTGAAAAATTAGGCTATGGCAATTATACAGTAATCCTGAAGGAGAATGGAGAAAAAATAGGCAGTTGCGGACTTTATCACAGGGAAGGCGTAGCGGTAGTGGACATTGGTTTCGCTTTCCTCCCGCAGTATTATGGCCGGAGCTATGGTTATGAAGCCGCCAAAGTTATACTTGATGCCGGATTCAGAGATTTCGGACTGCAAGAAATTTCAGCACTGACAGTTCAGGAAAATCTAGCTTCCAGAAAACTGATTGAAAAGCTTGGACTCACCTTTAGGAAAAAAGTGTTTATCCCCAATGATCCTGAAGAACTCTTTACTACCTGA
- a CDS encoding S46 family peptidase, whose translation MKRIFLLFTFLLSFVQLKADEGMWLMMLIKRLNGVDMQRQGLKLTPEEIYSVNNSSLKDAIVSFGGFCTGEIVSDQGLIFTNHHCGYDAIAAASTPEKDFLKNGFWANRQNDEFNAKDLYVRFLIRMDDATQRINSKLNNDMTAEQRKAVIDAEYKAIQQENSENGKYTVVVKDFFNGNEFYYFVYQDYKDVRLVGAPPSALGKFGGDTDNWEWPRHTADFAVFRVYADAKGAPAEYNPKNVPLKPKHHLPVSLKGVQPGDFSMIIGYPGRTNRYLTSFGIEKMIRSDYPAWVEASNLAMKVMKKYMDSNKATQLDYASQYANVANYWKNRQGTIDAVIKNSTIAEKQNEERKFQDWASLPSNSMYSGLLPNIQVYYDQIANRNVERMYSGILQMNAKYITIPFQLGSLFKVYAAQDINNRIAMKPQLEEAVNELYADFDPELEGEMLNSLVNLYQNKVNKDVASRTLLAQASETLSLQAHSSVFANKASAVTFILNPDALKLDADPLYKLSNAYITDVRALGTRFAKVEANFAKNNRLLMDGYRKAFPTKVFYPDANGTMRLTYGKVDRLPQRPDRNYDGITDNFYTDMQGLVNKYKEGDEEFDLPKKVMDMHAMRDYGIYADAAGYLPVNFLTDHDITGGNSGSPVIDAEGNLIGIAFDGNSEALSGDIVFEKDSQKTINVDIRFVMWIIDKYAGSKRLVDEMTFVTNEHPKPVKGSELTKKKR comes from the coding sequence ATGAAAAGAATATTTTTACTGTTTACATTTCTTCTGAGTTTTGTGCAACTGAAGGCCGATGAGGGAATGTGGCTGATGATGCTTATTAAAAGACTCAATGGTGTAGACATGCAGAGGCAGGGTTTAAAACTGACTCCGGAAGAAATCTACTCCGTTAACAATTCATCTTTAAAAGATGCCATCGTAAGTTTTGGAGGCTTCTGTACGGGTGAAATCGTTTCCGACCAGGGTCTGATCTTTACCAACCACCACTGCGGCTATGACGCGATTGCGGCTGCATCCACTCCTGAAAAAGATTTCCTGAAAAACGGATTCTGGGCAAACCGCCAGAACGATGAGTTCAATGCTAAGGACCTATATGTAAGGTTCCTTATCCGTATGGACGACGCCACACAGAGAATCAATTCCAAACTGAATAACGATATGACTGCCGAGCAACGCAAGGCAGTTATCGATGCTGAGTACAAGGCAATACAGCAGGAAAATTCCGAGAACGGGAAATATACGGTTGTAGTAAAGGATTTCTTTAACGGCAATGAATTTTACTATTTTGTATACCAGGATTATAAAGACGTTCGTTTGGTAGGCGCACCACCTTCCGCACTGGGTAAGTTTGGAGGCGATACTGATAACTGGGAATGGCCAAGACATACGGCAGATTTTGCCGTATTCAGAGTTTATGCGGATGCTAAAGGCGCACCTGCCGAGTACAACCCGAAGAACGTGCCTCTGAAACCTAAGCATCATCTTCCTGTATCCCTTAAAGGAGTTCAGCCGGGTGATTTCTCAATGATTATTGGCTATCCGGGAAGAACCAACCGTTATCTGACTTCCTTTGGTATTGAGAAAATGATCAGAAGCGACTATCCGGCCTGGGTAGAAGCCTCAAATCTTGCCATGAAGGTAATGAAGAAGTATATGGACAGCAATAAAGCTACACAGCTTGATTATGCTTCGCAGTATGCTAATGTGGCCAACTACTGGAAAAACAGACAGGGAACCATTGATGCGGTAATAAAAAATTCAACCATCGCCGAGAAGCAAAATGAGGAAAGAAAGTTCCAAGATTGGGCTTCCTTACCCAGCAACAGCATGTACAGCGGTCTACTGCCCAATATCCAGGTTTATTACGACCAGATAGCCAACAGAAATGTGGAAAGAATGTACAGCGGTATACTGCAGATGAATGCCAAATATATTACGATTCCGTTCCAGCTGGGCTCACTTTTCAAGGTTTATGCAGCGCAGGACATTAATAACAGGATTGCGATGAAACCTCAGTTGGAAGAGGCGGTTAATGAACTTTATGCGGATTTTGATCCGGAGCTGGAAGGTGAGATGCTGAACTCACTCGTGAATCTGTATCAAAACAAGGTGAATAAGGATGTGGCCTCACGTACTTTGCTGGCTCAGGCCTCCGAGACACTTTCTCTGCAGGCGCATTCTTCTGTTTTTGCCAATAAAGCTTCTGCTGTTACTTTTATATTGAATCCGGACGCCCTTAAGCTGGATGCAGATCCGCTTTACAAACTTTCCAATGCTTATATTACTGATGTGAGAGCCCTGGGAACCCGTTTTGCAAAAGTGGAAGCCAATTTTGCCAAAAACAACAGACTGCTTATGGACGGCTACAGAAAGGCTTTCCCAACCAAGGTATTTTACCCGGATGCTAACGGAACAATGAGACTTACCTACGGTAAGGTGGACCGTTTGCCACAAAGACCGGACAGAAACTACGACGGGATTACCGATAATTTCTATACCGATATGCAGGGGCTTGTAAACAAGTACAAGGAAGGTGATGAAGAGTTTGACCTTCCTAAAAAAGTGATGGACATGCATGCCATGCGTGATTACGGAATCTATGCCGATGCTGCAGGTTACCTGCCGGTAAACTTCCTGACAGATCACGATATCACAGGTGGAAACTCAGGATCACCGGTTATTGATGCGGAAGGAAACCTGATCGGAATCGCATTCGACGGTAACTCTGAAGCTTTATCCGGCGATATTGTTTTTGAAAAGGATTCCCAAAAGACCATCAACGTAGATATCCGGTTCGTGATGTGGATTATTGATAAATATGCAGGGTCCAAAAGGTTGGTGGATGAAATGACTTTCGTAACCAACGAACATCCTAAACCAGTGAAAGGCAGCGAGCTTACGAAGAAAAAAAGATAA